The sequence below is a genomic window from Streptomyces sp. NBC_00582.
CGGACCTCGGCGCCGAGGTGACGGGCCCGCGCGCGGTACGGGGCCCGGGCGGCGCCTCCTAGGCCGTGTCGCGGGGCAGGCGGGACTGCGCGGACACGGCCCGGGGCCGTGACGGGACGGGCGGCCGGGGGGCTCAGGCCGTTTCCCCGCCCCCGCGTACCTCGCCGGCCGTCGTCTCCTGGTGGCGTCCCAGACGGCTGTGGGAGCGGCCGTAGAGGAAGTAGACGAAGAAGCCGATGACCATCCAGATGCCGAAGCGGAGCCAGGTCTCGGCGGGCAGGTTGAGCATCAGCCACAGCGAGGCGCACACCGACAGGATCGGGATGACCGGCACCCACGGGGTGCGGAAGGCGCGCGGCAGGTCGGGGCGGGTGCGGCGCAGGACGATGACGCCGATCGCGACGACGACGAAGGCGAAGAGCGTCCCGATGTTCACCAGTTCGGCGAGCTCGCTGAGCTTGGTGAAGCCGGCCAGGATCGCGATGAGCACACCGAGCAGGATGGTCGGCCGGTGCGGGGTCTTGAACCGCGGGTGGACATGGGAGAAGAAGCGCGGCAGCAGTCCGTCGCGGCTCATCGCGAAGAAGACCCGGGTCTGGCCGAGGAGCAGGATCATGCAGACCGTCGTGAGGCCGACGGCGGCGCCGAAGCTGATGAAGCCCGCGAACCAGGGGTGCCCGGTGGCCTTGAAGGCGTCGGCGAGGGGGGCGCTCACGGACAGCTTGGTGTAGTGCTCCATCCCGGTGACGACGATGGACACGGCGACGTACAGCAGGGTGCAGATGATGAGGGAGCCGATGATCCCTCGGGGCATGTCGCGCTGCGGGTTCCTGGTCTCCTCGGCGGCGGTGGCGACGACGTCGAAGCCGATGAACGCGAAGAACACGACGGACGCGGCGGTGAAGATGCCCATCACGCCGAAGTTGGACGGCGCCCAGCCGAACATCAGCTGGATGAGCGGCGCCTGAAGGCTGTTGCCGGCCGGCACGGTCTGCGCCTTCGGGACGAACGGGTCGTAGTTCTCGCCGTGGATGAAGAAGGCACCCGCGATGATCACGGTCAGCACGACGGTCACCTTGATGGCGACGACGACCGAGGTGACCCGCGCGGAGAGCTTGGTGCCGACCACCAGGATGGCGGTGAGCAGCAGGACGAGGGCGGCGGCGAGGATGTCGAAGCCGAAGCCGCCGGACTCCTCCCGCACGCCGAGCGCCTCCGGCAGATGCCAGCCCGCGTTGTCGAGCAGCGAGGCGATGTACCCGGACCAGCCGACGGCCACCACCGCCGTGCCGAGCGCGAACTCCAGGACCAGGTCCCAGCCGATGATCCAGGCGGGCAGTTCACCGATGGAGGCGTACGAGAACGTGTACGCGGAGCCGGCCACCGGGACGGTGGAGGCGAACTCGGCGTAGCAGAGGGCGGCGAGCCCGCAGGCGACACCGGCCGCGACGAAGGCCAGGGC
It includes:
- a CDS encoding amino acid permease yields the protein MTSTLFRTKKVEQSILDTEEPEHALKKSLSALDLTVFGVGVIIGTGIFVLTGTVAKNNAGPAVALAFVAAGVACGLAALCYAEFASTVPVAGSAYTFSYASIGELPAWIIGWDLVLEFALGTAVVAVGWSGYIASLLDNAGWHLPEALGVREESGGFGFDILAAALVLLLTAILVVGTKLSARVTSVVVAIKVTVVLTVIIAGAFFIHGENYDPFVPKAQTVPAGNSLQAPLIQLMFGWAPSNFGVMGIFTAASVVFFAFIGFDVVATAAEETRNPQRDMPRGIIGSLIICTLLYVAVSIVVTGMEHYTKLSVSAPLADAFKATGHPWFAGFISFGAAVGLTTVCMILLLGQTRVFFAMSRDGLLPRFFSHVHPRFKTPHRPTILLGVLIAILAGFTKLSELAELVNIGTLFAFVVVAIGVIVLRRTRPDLPRAFRTPWVPVIPILSVCASLWLMLNLPAETWLRFGIWMVIGFFVYFLYGRSHSRLGRHQETTAGEVRGGGETA